One genomic region from Sphingobacterium multivorum encodes:
- a CDS encoding DUF3820 family protein, which yields MLNPEILTELVTVKMPFGKYQGYTLCNLPEPYLVWYNQKGFPKGKLGQQLATLYEIKLNGLEYLLEPLKKR from the coding sequence ATGTTGAATCCTGAAATTTTAACCGAGCTTGTTACAGTCAAGATGCCATTTGGCAAATACCAGGGATACACCTTATGTAATCTTCCTGAGCCCTATCTTGTGTGGTATAACCAAAAAGGCTTTCCAAAGGGAAAACTAGGCCAGCAGTTAGCGACACTCTATGAAATAAAGCTTAATGGCTTGGAATACCTCCTCGAACCTTTGAAGAAAAGGTGA
- a CDS encoding glycosyltransferase family 2 protein — protein MSAHPKFSIITVVYNNVRDIEHTLKSVVNQSYDHIEYIVIDGQSTDGTLEIIQKYKDKIAVILSEKDKGIYDAMNKGLALATGDYVLFLNSGDEIYDLNSIENLAKLSDNADILYGETILVDDNRNIIGERRHKVPAHFDWKSFRYGMNICHQAIYIKREIAEPYDLNYKLCADIDWVIRCAKKAKKTVNAQQYVARYLVGGMSKQRHQESLKERFAIFKRYYGAIPNLFNHGIIALKAIWYRLNYGKPQD, from the coding sequence ATGTCTGCTCATCCTAAATTTTCGATTATAACTGTCGTTTACAACAATGTGCGTGACATAGAACACACCCTAAAATCTGTTGTCAATCAGAGCTATGATCATATAGAGTATATTGTCATTGATGGACAATCAACCGACGGAACGTTAGAGATCATCCAAAAATACAAGGATAAAATCGCCGTCATCCTCTCCGAAAAGGATAAGGGTATCTATGATGCCATGAATAAGGGTTTAGCCCTAGCAACAGGCGATTATGTTCTTTTTTTAAATTCTGGAGACGAGATCTATGATCTGAATAGCATTGAGAACCTCGCCAAACTGAGCGATAACGCAGATATTCTTTACGGCGAAACAATCCTCGTGGACGACAATCGGAATATTATTGGTGAACGGAGACATAAGGTTCCGGCTCATTTCGACTGGAAAAGCTTTCGCTATGGCATGAATATATGCCATCAGGCGATCTACATCAAGCGGGAAATCGCCGAGCCCTACGATCTCAATTATAAATTGTGCGCTGATATTGACTGGGTTATTCGTTGTGCCAAAAAGGCAAAAAAAACGGTCAATGCGCAGCAATATGTTGCCCGGTATCTTGTTGGCGGAATGTCAAAACAAAGACATCAGGAATCCTTGAAAGAGCGCTTTGCGATATTCAAACGGTACTATGGAGCCATTCCCAATTTATTCAATCATGGCATCATTGCGCTAAAAGCGATTTGGTACCGTCTTAATTATGGAAAACCTCAAGACTAA
- a CDS encoding rhodanese-related sulfurtransferase has product MTQYQTLLYYCYSPIEDAEKFASDHLEFCKSLDLVGRIIVADEGLNGTVSGTVESCKSYIDAIYADGRFNKTEFKIDDVDEPSFIKMHCRYKAEIVHSGLRDPKEIDPNRQTGVHLEPKDFLAMKDQEDVVVLDVRSNYEHNVGHFKNAVTLDIDNFREFPEKIKELEQYKGKKILTYCTGGIKCEKASALLLKEGFEDVYQLHGGIIKYGKEAGGEDFEGQCYVFDNRVTVDVNSVNPSVVSTCFNCGKKTTKMINCANPTCNEHFTQCDECGWEMDGCCSPACKENPNKREYDGTGYYVKVPQPVNIDKISKRKHKNFPPKVSAED; this is encoded by the coding sequence ATGACACAATATCAAACTTTGCTGTACTATTGTTACAGCCCTATCGAGGATGCCGAAAAATTCGCATCAGATCATTTAGAATTTTGTAAATCACTGGACTTAGTCGGCCGTATCATTGTAGCTGATGAAGGTCTTAATGGAACTGTTTCGGGTACTGTAGAATCCTGTAAAAGCTATATCGATGCCATTTATGCCGATGGTCGTTTCAATAAAACAGAGTTCAAAATTGACGATGTAGATGAACCATCATTCATTAAAATGCATTGCCGCTACAAAGCCGAAATCGTTCACTCTGGTTTGAGAGATCCAAAAGAAATTGATCCCAACCGTCAAACCGGTGTGCACCTTGAACCGAAGGATTTCTTGGCCATGAAAGACCAAGAGGATGTGGTCGTATTGGATGTACGCTCAAATTACGAGCACAATGTTGGTCATTTTAAAAATGCTGTTACCCTAGATATTGACAATTTCCGCGAGTTCCCGGAGAAAATCAAAGAGCTCGAACAATATAAAGGAAAAAAAATATTAACGTACTGCACAGGCGGTATCAAATGTGAGAAGGCATCTGCTCTCTTGTTAAAAGAAGGTTTCGAGGATGTTTATCAATTACATGGCGGCATTATTAAATACGGAAAGGAAGCCGGTGGTGAAGATTTTGAAGGTCAATGCTACGTCTTTGACAATCGCGTTACTGTCGATGTAAATTCTGTCAACCCATCCGTGGTATCAACTTGTTTTAACTGTGGCAAGAAAACCACCAAAATGATCAACTGCGCCAACCCGACTTGTAATGAACATTTCACACAATGTGATGAGTGCGGCTGGGAGATGGATGGATGCTGTTCACCAGCATGTAAGGAAAATCCCAATAAACGTGAATATGACGGAACAGGATATTATGTCAAGGTACCTCAACCCGTCAATATTGACAAAATCAGCAAAAGAAAACATAAAAATTTTCCACCGAAAGTATCGGCCGAAGATTAA
- a CDS encoding SusD/RagB family nutrient-binding outer membrane lipoprotein, whose product MKQSFNFIGMVLIAVAMFLQSCDKNFEEINTNPNNSVNAYPYQLMQPAFRDLVASNMSRNRSLNNELMQVTVNISDGEYRVFRYDIRNTVSDGPWNSMYPELKNVKEIYRLADGGLNDNASYRGISLIMQTWGFSILTDTYGDIPYTEALRGLGEDILEPKFDTQKEIYLDFFNKLDSANVLLSKSTAIKGEYDPIYNGNVSRWRKFGNSLFLRLLLRASGQTDPAVATLVRSKINDILVNNASFYPIMSSNDDSAILRWTGMSPLISPFMEVRAQDFRQASLANFFIDHLVAWNDPRINIPTYGSNGVNRLGIAPVSGNFVGIPSGYAPGEGWERQSYFYSYDQTVNNIPVKTMMNEPLTGMIMNCSELQFIKAELALKGFYADKVGDLYKDGVMKGITTWLPTYAEPIEEYLNNGDINWDDNNSFEKKMEMIHLQKYYALLFVDCQQWFEFRRTGYPLLPKGTGLKNGGEMPARLKYPIYVQSANPTNYKLAIAQQGADEINTKVWWQR is encoded by the coding sequence ATGAAACAATCGTTCAATTTTATAGGGATGGTCCTAATTGCCGTTGCAATGTTTTTGCAATCTTGCGATAAAAATTTTGAAGAAATTAATACAAATCCAAATAACAGTGTAAACGCTTATCCCTATCAATTAATGCAGCCTGCATTTAGGGATCTTGTTGCGTCCAATATGTCTCGTAATCGCTCATTAAATAATGAGCTGATGCAGGTCACGGTTAATATCAGTGATGGAGAATACCGTGTGTTCCGTTATGATATACGTAATACCGTCTCTGACGGACCTTGGAATTCCATGTATCCCGAGCTGAAAAATGTAAAAGAAATTTACAGATTGGCTGATGGTGGGCTCAATGATAATGCATCTTATCGTGGAATATCTTTAATCATGCAAACTTGGGGATTTTCTATCCTGACCGATACCTATGGCGATATTCCTTATACAGAAGCATTAAGAGGATTGGGTGAAGATATCCTGGAGCCTAAGTTCGATACACAGAAGGAAATTTATCTGGATTTCTTTAATAAGTTAGATTCTGCCAATGTATTATTATCAAAAAGCACGGCAATCAAAGGGGAATATGATCCGATTTACAATGGAAATGTCAGCAGATGGCGTAAGTTTGGAAACTCGTTATTTTTACGATTATTGTTAAGAGCTTCCGGGCAGACTGATCCAGCAGTTGCGACATTGGTTCGCTCAAAAATTAATGACATTTTAGTGAATAATGCATCTTTCTATCCCATTATGTCAAGTAATGACGATTCTGCTATCCTACGTTGGACAGGCATGTCTCCCTTGATTTCTCCATTTATGGAGGTGAGAGCACAGGACTTTCGTCAAGCATCTTTAGCAAATTTTTTTATTGATCATTTGGTTGCCTGGAACGATCCACGAATTAACATTCCGACCTATGGTTCAAACGGTGTAAATCGTTTGGGAATTGCACCGGTCAGTGGAAATTTCGTTGGTATTCCAAGTGGTTATGCTCCTGGCGAGGGTTGGGAACGTCAGTCCTATTTTTATTCTTATGATCAAACCGTGAATAATATTCCTGTGAAAACCATGATGAACGAGCCACTGACAGGAATGATCATGAATTGTTCGGAATTGCAGTTTATTAAAGCAGAACTGGCATTAAAAGGATTCTATGCAGATAAGGTCGGCGACCTTTACAAAGATGGTGTTATGAAAGGTATTACGACATGGCTTCCAACCTATGCCGAGCCTATTGAAGAATATTTAAATAATGGCGATATAAATTGGGATGATAACAACAGTTTCGAGAAAAAGATGGAAATGATTCATCTACAAAAATATTATGCCCTCTTATTTGTAGACTGCCAGCAATGGTTTGAATTTCGGAGGACAGGTTACCCTTTGTTGCCAAAGGGAACTGGTTTAAAAAATGGAGGCGAGATGCCTGCCCGCTTGAAGTATCCAATTTATGTCCAATCGGCAAACCCTACAAACTATAAACTAGCTATCGCACAGCAAGGGGCTGATGAGATTAATACGAAAGTGTGGTGGCAGAGATGA
- a CDS encoding DUF5689 domain-containing protein: MKKYIFYIITGFMGAFVLGSCSKDGNYPGGMVSSYIGIFDVRNIYKGQPVQINQDNLDGSTTIAGVVVSDHREGNFPDGYLVIQDRRRLRQLRGITIPLGKAAENYVIGDSLEINIVGSELTRENGILQLKNIAESNIVKIASDRPIPNNRVTAKDILANPDKYESTLVAIVKGGFNPLPAAGDILEGQKILNDGFGNLNLETKSSAKFAKRNLSVLANYFGVIFNKQDSEGKLIPYEVLRKESDIQELSSVIEHTSVAISGFASDVKGGDGNYEYVQLLAIEDIDFSKTPYAVIVSNNANASTPTGIPAKGWATGGMRTYKLNITSGTVTKGQYFYVGGKYKLINGSSSTDISNAKWVVNYDYVAKDGFDGIGTKTGGLMANSGNAFGIAVFNTTAVTEATKPVDVMYISGGGALTDGTRGYRITNNDFYDVIDPLSLKSQPFFMAGTNTIFLKYNTADVGYFVSLGGVYNTSLARWTSARSQNNIEMTKASTLSEIENELSTKIEQ, from the coding sequence ATGAAAAAATATATTTTTTATATAATAACGGGATTCATGGGCGCGTTTGTTCTTGGTTCTTGCAGCAAAGACGGAAATTATCCTGGCGGGATGGTTAGTTCTTATATCGGTATTTTCGACGTCAGAAACATTTACAAGGGACAGCCTGTACAAATCAATCAAGATAATTTGGACGGATCTACAACAATTGCTGGAGTCGTTGTTTCGGACCATCGCGAGGGAAATTTTCCGGATGGATACCTGGTCATCCAAGATCGTAGACGCTTACGCCAGCTACGTGGTATTACCATACCCTTGGGAAAGGCGGCAGAAAATTATGTCATAGGAGATTCCTTGGAAATCAATATCGTTGGCAGTGAGTTGACGCGGGAAAATGGTATTCTGCAGTTAAAAAACATTGCCGAATCAAATATCGTAAAGATTGCTTCGGATAGGCCGATTCCCAATAATCGCGTGACTGCGAAAGATATTTTGGCAAATCCAGATAAATATGAAAGTACGTTGGTTGCAATTGTAAAGGGCGGTTTTAATCCTTTGCCTGCTGCTGGGGATATTTTAGAGGGGCAGAAAATTCTGAATGATGGATTCGGTAATTTAAATTTGGAGACCAAATCATCGGCAAAGTTTGCTAAAAGGAATTTAAGTGTTTTGGCTAATTATTTTGGTGTGATCTTTAATAAACAGGATTCCGAGGGAAAGCTCATTCCTTATGAGGTCTTGCGTAAAGAATCGGATATTCAGGAATTGAGCTCGGTAATTGAACATACCTCTGTGGCTATTTCTGGTTTTGCCAGCGATGTAAAAGGTGGGGATGGAAATTATGAATATGTTCAGCTTTTAGCAATTGAAGATATAGACTTTTCAAAAACGCCTTATGCTGTCATTGTCAGTAACAATGCGAATGCTTCTACACCAACTGGTATCCCTGCAAAAGGTTGGGCGACAGGAGGAATGCGAACGTATAAACTGAACATTACTTCTGGCACTGTTACAAAAGGCCAGTATTTCTATGTAGGTGGAAAATATAAATTAATTAATGGATCGAGTTCAACAGATATTTCGAATGCAAAATGGGTGGTAAATTATGACTATGTTGCAAAAGATGGTTTCGATGGTATTGGAACTAAAACTGGTGGGTTAATGGCTAATAGTGGTAATGCATTTGGCATTGCAGTATTTAATACGACTGCAGTGACAGAAGCAACAAAACCGGTGGATGTGATGTATATTTCGGGCGGCGGAGCATTGACCGATGGAACGAGGGGATATCGTATTACAAATAATGACTTTTATGATGTCATCGATCCCCTATCCTTGAAGTCACAGCCATTTTTTATGGCGGGAACCAATACGATCTTCTTAAAATACAATACGGCTGACGTAGGTTATTTTGTTAGTTTGGGTGGGGTATACAACACATCGTTAGCACGATGGACTTCTGCTCGATCTCAAAATAACATCGAGATGACCAAGGCTTCCACGCTGAGTGAAATCGAAAATGAGTTGTCAACGAAAATTGAACAATAG
- a CDS encoding DUF937 domain-containing protein, with protein sequence MNLTDLVTGGVGSKAIETISKITGVSESKAKWIVAAAVPLMIAALNYNAKNKGQAENIDKAIDQHSSSGILDKIGDFFGQGGAEQGSAQNVSEDGNKIVNHMFGQNTEVVTQHIADKAGLSSSQVTGVLATLAPIVMGYLGQQKQASSGAGIGDLIGSVLGGGTQQNAGGGMLGGILGSFLGGSQEEQAQATEQPASGGSVTDMLGGLAGSFFDKNNDGQAKGNILDSIAGMFGK encoded by the coding sequence ATGAACTTAACAGATTTAGTTACAGGTGGAGTAGGCTCTAAAGCGATAGAGACTATTTCAAAAATTACTGGTGTCAGTGAATCTAAAGCCAAGTGGATTGTAGCAGCGGCAGTTCCTTTGATGATTGCAGCATTGAATTACAATGCGAAAAACAAAGGGCAGGCTGAAAATATTGATAAGGCTATTGACCAGCATAGCAGTAGCGGGATACTCGACAAAATTGGAGATTTCTTTGGGCAGGGGGGAGCAGAACAGGGCAGTGCGCAAAATGTTTCTGAAGACGGTAATAAAATTGTCAACCATATGTTCGGCCAAAATACCGAAGTCGTGACACAGCATATAGCGGATAAAGCAGGCTTGAGTTCTTCTCAGGTGACGGGGGTACTGGCCACACTTGCACCTATCGTAATGGGGTATCTAGGGCAACAAAAGCAGGCTTCAAGCGGCGCTGGGATTGGTGATCTGATCGGCTCTGTGCTTGGTGGTGGAACACAGCAAAATGCAGGTGGCGGTATGTTGGGTGGTATATTAGGCTCTTTTTTAGGCGGTAGCCAAGAAGAACAAGCGCAAGCAACTGAGCAACCGGCATCGGGAGGTAGTGTCACCGACATGTTGGGCGGATTGGCAGGCAGTTTTTTTGATAAAAATAACGATGGGCAGGCAAAGGGCAATATTCTTGATTCAATCGCCGGTATGTTTGGCAAGTAA